In the genome of Fretibacterium sp. OH1220_COT-178, the window TCGAGAAGCTCCGGGCGGCCATCGCAGACGAGGATCCGGCCCTGATCGTAGCGTTGGGCCAGGCGGGCGGGCGATGCGAGATCATGCCCGAGCGTGTCGCCATCAACATCGACGACTTTCGAATCCCCGACAACGACGGCAACCGACCGACCGACGAGCCGGTGGTCGCAGGGGCTCCCGCGGCCTATTGGTCCACACTGCCGATCAAGAGCATGGTGCGGGCGATGCGGGACAGGGGGATCCCGGCCTCGGTATCGAACACCGCGGGAACCTTCGTCTGCAACCACATTTTCTACGGTCTGATGCACCTTTTGTCCGAGGAGGGCAACGTGCGTCGGGGAGGCTTCATCCACATCCCGTACATGACGGAACAGGCCGCACGCCTGGGAGGGAAACCCAGCATGTCGATCGAGACCATCACCCAGGGGCTCGAGACGGCGATCCGAACCGCAGCCGTCGTGCACGAGGACCTCCGCGAGGAAGGGGGCCAGCTGCACTGAAGATGCGGCCGTGAAGGGCTGCCGACATCGCCTGGAGGGGCGCCCCTCTGTTTTCATCCCGG includes:
- the pcp gene encoding pyroglutamyl-peptidase I, which codes for MQSRILITGFEPFGGETVNPALEVLRFFEGKLLEGYRVVTRALPTIRFRSIEKLRAAIADEDPALIVALGQAGGRCEIMPERVAINIDDFRIPDNDGNRPTDEPVVAGAPAAYWSTLPIKSMVRAMRDRGIPASVSNTAGTFVCNHIFYGLMHLLSEEGNVRRGGFIHIPYMTEQAARLGGKPSMSIETITQGLETAIRTAAVVHEDLREEGGQLH